The following are from one region of the Paenibacillus sp. JZ16 genome:
- a CDS encoding TetR/AcrR family transcriptional regulator, with protein sequence MSKKNKPINQKQMSFIEKARRAQIVECAIETIAEVGYTKASLGEIAKRAKISKGVISYHFENKEELLEQVAIEYYMAWQSYIAPRVEAQKSPKEMLRVYIESNLTFVDENRQHVFAVIELLSNRITANGKLQFAADHDEAVLLPIENILTLGMQEGIFREFTKPSARVMALTIRNAIDGFTIELMRKPHLDVQEYTRELVTIFDISTKN encoded by the coding sequence ATGAGTAAAAAAAATAAACCAATTAACCAAAAGCAAATGTCATTCATCGAAAAAGCCCGTAGAGCTCAAATTGTGGAATGTGCGATTGAGACAATCGCAGAAGTAGGTTACACCAAAGCCTCTTTGGGAGAAATTGCAAAACGTGCGAAAATCAGTAAGGGGGTTATTTCTTATCACTTTGAAAATAAAGAGGAATTATTGGAGCAAGTAGCTATCGAATACTATATGGCTTGGCAATCATATATTGCTCCACGAGTAGAAGCTCAAAAATCTCCTAAAGAAATGCTTCGAGTGTATATTGAATCCAATCTTACATTCGTAGATGAAAATCGGCAGCATGTTTTCGCTGTTATTGAATTGCTTTCTAATAGGATAACTGCTAATGGTAAACTTCAGTTTGCAGCAGACCATGATGAAGCTGTTTTACTTCCAATTGAAAATATTCTGACCCTAGGGATGCAAGAAGGAATTTTCCGAGAATTTACCAAGCCATCGGCAAGGGTGATGGCGCTAACAATAAGAAATGCCATTGACGGGTTTACCATTGAATTAATGAGAAAGCCTCATTTAGATGTTCAGGAATATACGAGAGAACTGGTTACAATCTTCGATATATCAACTAAGAATTGA
- a CDS encoding ferredoxin, with translation MAKYALVEKATCIACGACGEAAPDIFDFNTDGFAEVVFDGDGNRGATAIEKVELIQDLIDAQDGCPTDSIKVSDQPFC, from the coding sequence ATGGCCAAGTATGCGCTGGTTGAAAAGGCCACCTGCATCGCATGTGGCGCATGCGGAGAGGCAGCGCCGGACATTTTCGACTTTAATACGGACGGGTTTGCCGAAGTTGTATTTGACGGTGACGGAAACAGAGGGGCAACCGCCATTGAGAAAGTAGAGCTCATCCAAGATCTGATCGATGCGCAAGACGGATGCCCGACGGATTCGATCAAAGTCAGTGATCAACCCTTCTGTTAG
- a CDS encoding NAD(P)/FAD-dependent oxidoreductase: MDDITDLLVIGGGPVGLFACFYGGMRKASLKLIESMPQLGGQLSALYPEKYIYDVAGFPKVTAQALVERLIEQIKPFSQEVCLGQRVLSVKKLGEQFFEVVTDQEIHYAKSVILTAGAGAFQPRRLDLPNAAQYENENLHYFVNDLDQFKGKRVVISGGGDSAVDWALMLEPVAEKVTIVHRRDKFRAHEHSVEQLRHSSVDIRTPWEIVSLTGNGRIRQIQLGHCVTGTIEDIEVDEVLVNFGFVSSLGPILEWGLAIEQNSILVDSRMHTNIPGIFAAGDISKYAGKVRLIAVGFGEAATAINNAMTYIDPNAKLSPGHSSHLKIPQNS; this comes from the coding sequence ATGGATGATATAACGGATCTTCTTGTCATCGGAGGGGGGCCGGTCGGCCTGTTCGCCTGCTTTTATGGGGGAATGCGAAAGGCTAGTCTTAAACTGATCGAGAGCATGCCGCAACTGGGGGGACAGTTATCGGCATTGTATCCCGAAAAATATATTTACGATGTAGCCGGCTTTCCGAAAGTAACGGCACAGGCGCTTGTTGAGCGCCTTATCGAGCAAATCAAGCCCTTTTCACAAGAAGTTTGCTTGGGTCAGAGAGTCCTAAGCGTAAAGAAACTGGGGGAGCAATTCTTTGAGGTTGTTACGGATCAGGAGATTCATTATGCGAAGTCCGTGATTCTGACGGCCGGGGCGGGCGCTTTTCAACCGCGACGGCTTGATCTGCCTAATGCGGCTCAATACGAGAATGAGAACCTCCATTATTTTGTCAATGATCTAGATCAATTCAAAGGGAAACGAGTGGTCATCAGCGGCGGCGGCGATTCGGCGGTCGATTGGGCCTTGATGCTGGAACCTGTGGCCGAGAAGGTGACGATTGTCCATCGCCGGGATAAATTCCGTGCGCATGAGCATAGCGTGGAGCAGCTAAGACATTCAAGCGTGGACATTCGCACACCATGGGAAATCGTTTCTTTGACCGGGAATGGTCGCATTCGTCAGATTCAGCTGGGGCATTGCGTTACCGGCACCATCGAAGATATTGAGGTCGATGAGGTACTGGTTAATTTCGGTTTCGTTTCATCGCTCGGCCCAATTTTGGAATGGGGGCTCGCGATCGAACAGAACAGTATATTGGTAGATAGCCGCATGCATACGAATATCCCGGGTATTTTTGCCGCCGGGGATATTTCGAAATATGCGGGCAAGGTGAGGTTGATCGCCGTCGGTTTCGGCGAAGCCGCGACGGCAATCAACAACGCAATGACCTATATCGATCCGAATGCCAAATTATCGCCGGGGCATAGCAGCCATTTGAAGATTCCGCAAAATTCTTGA
- a CDS encoding cytochrome P450 has product MSKEVIAVADITRFQSRAEEFFPVHWYKKMLNEHPVYYHPETDTWNVFRYEDVKTVLSDHEFFSAEGTRTTLIVGANNSEGAIPEKVSISSMDPPRHQKYRSLISAAFTPRSLKNWEPRIQQVAQDLVNAMPANGVVDITQSLAGPLPAMVMSNLLGVPQEDSHLFKNWVDILFQPYSMEEQQELQSKKEAAARDYFQYLYPIVVHKRSHPDEDIISDLLTVELENERFTDDEVVRTTMLLLGAGIETTSHMLSSTFYSLLYDDATLYGQLRDNPGLVTNAVEEMLRYRFHISKRHRTVKRDNNLLGVDLKKGDVVIAWMSAANVDEDIFEAPFEINIHRKNNRKNLTFGIGPHFCLGAPLARLELNTALSVFLQRFSRIDPVPGFELEHNLATSAPGQSLTHLPLKVIE; this is encoded by the coding sequence ATGAGTAAAGAAGTTATTGCCGTAGCCGATATTACGCGATTCCAATCGAGGGCGGAAGAGTTTTTTCCTGTTCATTGGTATAAGAAAATGCTGAACGAACATCCGGTTTATTATCATCCCGAGACGGATACTTGGAATGTTTTTCGCTATGAGGACGTCAAGACGGTGCTGAGCGATCATGAGTTTTTTTCTGCGGAAGGCACGAGGACGACGCTGATCGTTGGGGCCAATAACAGCGAAGGTGCAATCCCGGAGAAGGTAAGTATTTCCAGCATGGATCCGCCACGGCATCAAAAATACAGATCGCTGATATCGGCCGCCTTTACGCCGCGCAGCTTGAAAAATTGGGAGCCTAGGATTCAGCAAGTCGCGCAAGATCTCGTCAATGCGATGCCGGCAAACGGCGTGGTTGATATAACTCAGTCACTGGCAGGTCCGCTGCCTGCAATGGTTATGTCCAATTTGCTGGGAGTTCCGCAGGAAGATAGCCATCTATTTAAAAATTGGGTAGATATTCTGTTTCAACCCTACAGCATGGAAGAGCAGCAGGAGCTTCAGTCCAAAAAGGAGGCAGCTGCCCGGGATTATTTCCAATATCTCTATCCGATTGTCGTTCATAAGCGATCCCATCCTGACGAGGACATCATTTCGGATTTGCTCACGGTCGAGCTGGAAAATGAGCGGTTTACCGACGATGAAGTCGTTCGCACCACGATGCTTCTGTTGGGGGCGGGAATCGAAACGACAAGCCATATGCTCTCCAGCACGTTTTACTCGCTGTTATATGACGATGCGACGCTGTACGGACAATTAAGAGACAATCCTGGTCTTGTAACCAATGCAGTGGAAGAAATGCTCCGCTACCGGTTTCATATCTCGAAACGGCATCGCACGGTGAAACGGGACAACAATCTTCTAGGAGTCGATTTGAAAAAAGGGGATGTGGTCATTGCATGGATGAGCGCAGCGAATGTGGACGAAGACATATTTGAAGCCCCGTTCGAAATCAATATCCATCGCAAAAACAACAGGAAAAATCTTACCTTCGGAATCGGCCCCCATTTCTGTTTAGGAGCGCCATTGGCCAGATTGGAATTAAACACTGCGTTATCGGTCTTCCTGCAAAGATTCTCGCGTATTGATCCGGTTCCAGGCTTTGAACTGGAACACAATTTAGCAACATCCGCACCAGGTCAATCCCTTACTCACCTTCCCTTAAAAGTCATCGAGTGA
- a CDS encoding cytochrome P450 family protein — translation MSANEQQNAVSSKVDFLDAAFIRNPYPVYAEARKQDPVTRILLPNGEFAWVVTTFEDVTAVLTDARFATSLSHEKALLEDVPPHKAIVYRNLSSVDPADHRRLRRLVQKAFTPRMVEGLRGRIEDIASGLIDRIEEKGEMKLIDDFAFPLPINVICEMLGVPSEDQNLFREWSDTIMEGVHHPELAEKSDQTLIDFVEYLKRLVARKRSDLRDDLISELIRVEDQGDTLTEHELYAMVFVLIVAGHETTVNLIGNGILALLEHPDQKELLQNNPELIRSAIEEILRYDGPVEVTNARWATEDLILQGKHIKKGDMVFTALSSANRDQLLFPEPDRFDITRDVNNHLAFGKGVHFCLGAPLARLEGEIAISMLLRRLPNLRLKTDRGNMDWRRGMIIRGLKEIPLLF, via the coding sequence GTGTCAGCAAACGAGCAGCAGAATGCCGTTTCATCAAAAGTCGATTTTTTAGACGCAGCGTTTATTCGGAATCCCTATCCCGTTTATGCCGAAGCACGCAAACAAGACCCTGTCACCCGTATTTTATTGCCAAATGGCGAATTCGCTTGGGTAGTTACGACGTTTGAAGATGTTACAGCCGTTTTAACGGATGCACGTTTTGCTACCAGCCTATCGCATGAAAAAGCTTTATTAGAGGATGTTCCGCCTCATAAGGCGATTGTGTACCGCAATTTGAGTAGCGTGGATCCTGCCGATCATCGCAGACTAAGGAGACTGGTGCAGAAGGCCTTTACCCCGCGAATGGTTGAAGGTCTCCGGGGGCGAATCGAGGATATTGCGAGTGGACTGATCGACAGGATTGAGGAGAAGGGGGAAATGAAGCTTATCGACGACTTTGCGTTTCCCTTGCCGATCAATGTCATTTGCGAAATGCTCGGCGTTCCAAGCGAAGACCAAAACCTCTTCCGCGAATGGTCGGACACAATTATGGAAGGCGTTCATCATCCCGAGTTGGCGGAGAAAAGCGATCAGACCTTAATCGATTTTGTGGAGTATTTGAAACGACTGGTGGCGCGGAAGCGGAGCGACTTGCGCGACGATTTAATCAGCGAATTGATCCGCGTTGAAGATCAGGGAGATACGCTGACGGAACATGAACTGTACGCGATGGTGTTTGTCCTGATCGTGGCCGGCCATGAAACGACTGTGAATCTGATCGGGAACGGAATCCTTGCCCTTCTTGAGCATCCGGATCAGAAGGAATTGTTGCAGAACAACCCTGAACTTATCCGCAGCGCCATCGAAGAAATTTTGCGCTATGACGGACCGGTTGAAGTGACCAATGCAAGATGGGCCACGGAGGATCTGATTTTACAAGGAAAGCACATCAAGAAAGGCGATATGGTATTTACGGCTCTTTCTTCGGCGAACCGGGATCAACTTTTGTTTCCCGAACCGGATCGGTTTGATATCACGAGGGATGTCAATAACCATCTTGCCTTTGGCAAAGGGGTCCATTTCTGTTTGGGGGCTCCCCTTGCCCGTCTGGAAGGAGAAATTGCCATCAGTATGCTGTTGCGGCGATTGCCGAACCTTCGTTTGAAAACGGATCGTGGGAACATGGACTGGCGAAGAGGCATGATCATTCGTGGCCTAAAAGAAATACCGCTCTTGTTCTAA
- a CDS encoding TetR/AcrR family transcriptional regulator, whose amino-acid sequence MSNRKQLLLESALALFIQHGLANTTIQMILDHSGVSKGTFYKFFSSKEECFHAIFEKRMQEDIEIRKNLEYQDYASDFERLVDQIAIPMTLPDKERVWELFWTGFYSGEINSTYLASMQLRWLSERITQLFGEDIRPYASEGSILCYGMLHQIANMWRSFHSQQPDWHELVPKVLTYVEVLLRTMHERNEHIFDFRTLSMIHDSAGASEASLNREVIIEELQDFNRMVEKSKESITLKELTKGILELFHVGDKLNVTMIEVALHALHKESAGSKFSREGQRITRSCWWYLEQLKTS is encoded by the coding sequence ATGAGTAATCGTAAGCAGTTGCTTTTAGAATCGGCGCTGGCCCTATTTATCCAACACGGGTTAGCCAACACAACCATCCAGATGATTCTTGACCACTCCGGCGTATCTAAAGGGACCTTTTACAAATTTTTTAGTTCCAAGGAGGAATGCTTCCACGCCATCTTTGAGAAGCGGATGCAGGAAGATATAGAGATTCGCAAAAACTTGGAGTATCAGGATTATGCCTCCGATTTTGAACGACTCGTCGATCAAATTGCCATACCCATGACATTGCCGGATAAAGAGCGGGTTTGGGAGCTGTTTTGGACGGGCTTTTATTCCGGAGAGATTAATTCGACGTACTTGGCAAGCATGCAATTAAGATGGCTGTCCGAAAGGATCACGCAACTGTTTGGCGAAGACATCCGGCCATACGCCAGCGAAGGATCCATTCTCTGCTACGGCATGCTGCATCAAATCGCGAATATGTGGAGAAGCTTTCATTCCCAACAACCCGATTGGCATGAACTTGTACCGAAGGTATTGACTTATGTAGAGGTATTGCTTCGTACAATGCACGAAAGAAATGAGCATATCTTTGATTTCAGAACGCTGTCGATGATCCACGATAGCGCAGGCGCAAGTGAGGCAAGCTTAAATCGGGAAGTCATCATCGAGGAGCTTCAAGATTTTAACAGAATGGTTGAAAAGTCAAAAGAATCCATAACGTTAAAGGAACTTACCAAAGGTATTCTTGAACTATTTCATGTTGGAGATAAGTTGAACGTCACCATGATTGAAGTGGCATTGCATGCGCTTCATAAGGAGTCCGCTGGAAGTAAATTCAGCAGGGAGGGGCAAAGAATTACCCGGTCTTGCTGGTGGTATTTGGAACAATTGAAAACAAGTTAG
- a CDS encoding diacylglycerol/lipid kinase family protein, whose protein sequence is MKPKMIVNPVSGQHTAYKTKASVIEYMKKKYALNDNDIFYTSKENNDLGTSFFEDCDSLVVAGGDGTLHYAINTIKNLGLDLPLAYLPTGTVNDFGNALKLPRSYEGFTRMLEKGMTKKIDIGLAGNEYFHYVLAGGAMNSISYTTNQTLKKVIGDKAYYLSALPILPKILSGTHIKIECDHLEQEHDALLYLVSKSAIIGGIEGIIPDAKMDDGQLHVLVIQKKSLFNTFQLLLDIKNGTHLDRSDVLYFKTKRLRITQYGDNIAKVGIDGEMHTTGLMDIEVIPRGLTMLVPCSSDVA, encoded by the coding sequence ATGAAACCAAAAATGATTGTAAACCCCGTTTCAGGGCAGCATACAGCATATAAAACGAAGGCTTCAGTTATAGAGTATATGAAAAAGAAATACGCTTTAAATGATAATGATATCTTCTACACAAGTAAGGAGAATAATGATTTAGGAACTTCATTTTTTGAAGATTGTGATTCACTGGTTGTTGCAGGTGGTGACGGAACCCTGCATTACGCCATTAACACCATTAAAAATCTAGGTCTAGACTTACCTCTAGCTTACCTACCGACAGGTACAGTCAATGATTTTGGAAATGCTTTGAAATTACCACGATCATATGAAGGTTTCACTAGAATGCTCGAAAAAGGAATGACCAAGAAGATAGATATCGGGTTGGCTGGAAATGAGTATTTTCATTACGTTTTGGCTGGTGGTGCAATGAATTCAATCAGTTACACCACCAACCAAACCCTAAAAAAAGTTATAGGGGATAAGGCTTATTATTTGTCCGCTTTACCTATACTTCCCAAAATATTATCGGGAACACATATTAAAATTGAATGTGATCATTTAGAACAAGAACATGATGCACTTCTTTACTTAGTATCAAAATCAGCGATTATTGGCGGAATTGAGGGCATTATTCCGGATGCTAAGATGGATGACGGTCAACTTCATGTACTTGTAATTCAAAAAAAATCATTGTTTAATACCTTTCAACTTCTTTTAGATATAAAAAATGGAACCCATCTTGACCGCTCAGATGTCTTGTATTTTAAGACAAAACGTTTAAGAATTACTCAATATGGTGATAACATAGCAAAAGTGGGGATTGACGGTGAGATGCACACTACTGGGCTAATGGACATTGAAGTTATCCCGCGCGGATTAACTATGTTAGTCCCGTGCAGTTCGGATGTGGCGTAG
- a CDS encoding nuclear transport factor 2 family protein, with translation MKNTTIRMLTASLTALAIMTVAVGCTSNTNSSPSKVEENLNSGESTVSISDSYDNTEELAATFPIINPTPIETEMEKNIQNRLLNGFENWNRGYEAWEAWGDILYTEDSLYNVHGVKLTLKEYQAAMNEQLKSTDIQMGNFNNMIINDDWAAIRYDISSTARGSQQSSDGSVMEFVHFKDYGDPLGTRVVEGWAGTKGMDFDGLTSFQTDEAKAAQQAALDEIVNAKIPDTTDLETKYPVTYPTPINTDMAKKIKSTILSDFDKWNQGFDAWSDWADTYYDSDLQYHTNSETMTLPEYKDFVKKDAESTDVKRIRFDNMLISGDWAAIHYRITNEDTKTGKKTAGDIMQFLHFAEEGNSLKVIESWTK, from the coding sequence ATGAAGAATACTACGATAAGAATGTTGACGGCAAGTCTGACAGCTTTGGCCATTATGACAGTTGCTGTGGGTTGTACAAGTAATACAAATTCGAGCCCTTCCAAAGTTGAGGAGAATTTGAATTCGGGCGAATCTACGGTCAGTATTTCTGACTCTTACGATAATACCGAAGAGCTTGCGGCTACTTTCCCAATCATTAACCCTACACCAATCGAGACTGAGATGGAAAAGAATATACAGAATAGACTCCTGAACGGCTTTGAAAACTGGAATCGAGGTTATGAAGCCTGGGAAGCCTGGGGCGACATTCTATATACAGAGGACTCCCTCTATAATGTCCACGGCGTGAAACTCACTCTGAAAGAATATCAAGCTGCCATGAATGAGCAGCTGAAGTCTACCGATATTCAGATGGGTAACTTCAACAATATGATCATTAATGACGATTGGGCAGCTATTCGATATGACATCTCTTCGACTGCCAGAGGGAGCCAACAATCTTCCGATGGAAGCGTGATGGAGTTCGTCCATTTCAAGGACTATGGTGATCCGCTGGGAACTCGGGTTGTTGAAGGCTGGGCTGGTACAAAGGGGATGGATTTTGACGGGTTGACAAGTTTCCAAACCGATGAGGCGAAGGCGGCACAGCAAGCTGCATTGGATGAAATCGTCAATGCAAAGATCCCTGATACTACAGATCTCGAAACCAAATATCCTGTTACTTATCCTACGCCTATTAATACCGATATGGCTAAGAAAATTAAAAGCACCATATTGAGCGACTTTGATAAATGGAATCAGGGCTTTGATGCTTGGAGTGACTGGGCCGATACGTATTATGACAGCGACCTGCAATATCATACAAATTCAGAGACAATGACTCTCCCGGAGTATAAGGATTTCGTGAAGAAAGATGCGGAATCGACCGATGTAAAGCGTATTCGTTTTGATAATATGCTTATCAGCGGTGACTGGGCCGCCATTCACTATAGAATTACCAATGAGGACACGAAAACAGGGAAAAAAACCGCTGGCGACATAATGCAGTTTTTACACTTTGCCGAGGAGGGTAACAGCTTAAAAGTTATTGAATCCTGGACCAAGTGA